A part of Pseudoliparis swirei isolate HS2019 ecotype Mariana Trench chromosome 8, NWPU_hadal_v1, whole genome shotgun sequence genomic DNA contains:
- the capn10 gene encoding calpain-10, translating to MKEAGGAECGGEALFEDQDFPSDDTSLFSDGSTPIARLQGEITWRRPQEICQSPSLFPDNISLGHAKQGLLGDCWVLCACTFLLKNQLLLNKVFPPEQPQWGDSRYSGSFQFCFWQQGHWTEVTIDDRLPCINSTLCFSRCHSPTAFWVAMLEKAYAKLHGSYERLWAGQVSEALVDFTGGLAERWSLGEVKEEQRPEQDSDQVRGRSLDLNLLYPVKDECAVSCSTRSNPAGASELGEYHALTVMEWLDVQMLSGGKVLLLRIRNPWGRCCWGGAWIGSGLGWSSVDPVSALDLQARVAEGEFWLDETEFLSQFDDVTVGYPISDEGHLKSIYTGNLLPHSRQLAGRWVRGHSAGGSRNSSSYGSNPKLWLKVCERGEVLVSLLQHRTWRTPEQSAQTALEDGKNTTRQHYQAIALHMWKVAKRRFRLSRMLNKPPCASSRCHSYEREVVVREQLEPGHYLLIPSTYQAGAEARFLIRAFSSSSISLSALTSPAPALPLTTDAEWESSYFRGSWVEGRTAGGSRNFLSHWQNPCFPFTVSDESAVTSGVNVRITLHQSRPDTDLHPIGFHIYKFPEGESEQTLPRHEDPAASCVPHCYTQDVSLACRLPPGDYTIVPSTYQPDRSANFTLGLDLRTHRKVVKSQERLGRAIQEVSHISVMQS from the exons ATGAAAGAAGCTGGCGGAGCAGAGTGTGGAGGCGAGGCCCTGTTCGAGGACCAGGACTTCCCCTCGGACGACACCTCCCTGTTCTCGGACGGCTCCACGCCCATCGCCAGGCTACAGGGTGAAATCACCTGGCGACGTCCGCAG GAGATCTGCCAGTCGCCATCTCTCTTCCCTGACAACATCAGCCTGGGTCATGCAAAACAAGGCTTGTTAGGAGACTGCTGGGTTCTCTGTGCCTGCACCTTCTTGCTCAAGAACCAACTGCTACTGAACAAG GTGTTTCCTCCAGAGCAGCCCCAGTGGGGTGACAGCAGATACAGCGGCTCCTTCCAGTTTTGTTTTTGGCAGCAGGGACACTGGACCGAAGTGACCATCGACGACCGCCTGCCCTGTATCAATTCCACTCTCTGCTTCTCACGCTGCCACTCCCCCACTGCCTTTTGGGTAGCTATGTTGGAGAAAGCCTATGCCAA GCTTCATGGCTCATATGAGCGGCTGTGGGCAGGGCAGGTGTCCGAGGCCCTGGTGGATTTCACCGGGGGCCTGGCTGAACGCTGGAGCTTGggagaggtgaaggaggagcagaggccAGAACAAGACAGTGACCAGGTCAGGGGGAGAAGCCTGGACCTGAACCTTCTGTATCCAGTGAAAGACGAGTGTGCGGTTAGCTGCTCCACTCGCAGCAACCCAGCAG GTGCCAGTGAGCTCGGTGAGTACCATGCGCTGACTGTCATGGAGTGGTTGGATGTCCAGATGTTGTCAGGGGGCAAAGTTCTGCTGCTCAGGATCAGAAACCCCTGGGGAAGATGCTGCTGGGGAGGGGCCTGGATAGggag TGGTTTGGGTTGGAGTTCCGTCGACCCGGTTTCTGCTTTGGACCTACAAGCCAGGGTTGCGGAGGGCGAGTTCTGGTTGGATGAAACCGAATTTCTGTCCCagtttgatgatgtcacagtgggCTACCCCATCAGTGATGAGGGGCACCTAAAGAGCATCTATACTG GAAATCTGCTGCCACACAGCCGTCAGCTGGCTGGCCGGTGGGTGAGAGGGCACTCTGCCGGCGGCAGCCGAAACAGCAGCAGCTACGGCAGCAACCCAAAGTTGTGGCTCAAAGTgtgcgagagaggagaggtgctggTGTCCCTGCTGCAGCATCGAACATGGAGAACCCCAGAGCAAAGCGCACAGACGGCACTCGAGGATGGCAAGAACACGACACGCCAGCACTACCAGGCTATTGCTCTGCACATGTGGAAG GTGGCGAAAAGGCGCTTTCGTCTCAGCCGGATGTTGAACAAGCCTCCTTGTGCTTCTTCTCGCTGCCATTCCTATGAGAGAGAGGTGGTTGTCCGTGAGCAGCTGGAGCCTGGACACTACCTGCTGATCCCCAGCACCTACCAGGCGGGAGCTGAGGCCCGCTTCCTCATCAGggccttttcctcctcttccatatCCCTCAG TGCCCTGACAAGCCCAGCGCCTGCACTGCCATTGACCACAGATGCAGAGTGGGAGTCCAGTTACTTCCGGGGCTCGTGGGTGGAGGGAAGGACCGCCGGAGGAAGCCGGAATTTCCTGTCTCACTGGCAGAACCCATGCTTCCCTTTTACAGTTAGTGATGAGTCAGCAGTGACATCAGGAGTTAATGTCAGGATCACGCTGCACCAGAGCCGCCCGGACACTGATCTTCACCCTATTGGCTTCCACATTTATAAG TTTCCAGAAGGTGAATCTGAGCAGACTTTACCAAGGCACGAGGATCCGGCAGCCAGTTGTGTCCCTCACTGCTACACACAGGATGTCAGTCTGGCCTGCCGTCTGCCCCCCGGAGACTACACCATAGTGCCGTCCACCTATCAGCCGGACCGCTCGGCAAACTTCACCCTCGGCCTGGATCTCAGGACACACAG GAAAGTGGTGAAAAGCCAGGAGAGACTGGGAAGAGCCATTCAGGAG GTCTCTCACATCTCTGTGATGCAAAGCTAG
- the eif4e2 gene encoding eukaryotic translation initiation factor 4E type 2 isoform X2 translates to MNNKFDALKDDDSGDHEQDQGSPKDGEKENMDDEDRELNFSKRKMVVPGAGEHPLQYNYTVWYSRRTPGRPASTQSYEQNIKPIGSFASVEQFWRFYSHMIRPGDLTGHSDFHLFKEGIKPMWEDDANRMGGKWIIRLRKGLASRCWENLILAMLGEQFMVGEEICGAVVSVRFQEDIISIWNKTASDQATTARIRDTLRRVLNLPPNTIMEYKTHTDSIKYSMGRLPWTGDC, encoded by the exons ATGAACAACAAATTTGACGC TCTGAAAGATGATGACAGTGGAGACCACGAGCAGGATCAAGGCTCACCGAAAGACGGTGAGAAGGAAAACATGGACGACGAGGACAGAGAACTGAACTTCTCCAAGAGAAAG ATGGTGGTGCCAGGGGCAGGAGAGCACCCTCTTCAATACAACTACACCGTCTGGTACTCCAGACGCACCCCGGGGAGACCAGCCAGTACTCAGAGCTACGAGCAGAACATTAAACCGATTGGCAGCTTCGCCTCG GTGGAGCAGTTCTGGCGTTTCTATAGTCACATGATCCGGCCAGGTGATCTGACCGGCCACAGTGACTTCCACCTCTTCAAGGAGGGTATTAAACCTATGTGGGAG GACGATGCCAATAGGATGGGTGGGAAGTGGATTATCCGTCTGAGGAAAGGCCTGGCGTCTCGTTGCTGGGAGAACCTGATCCTGGCCATGCTCGGGGAGCAGTTCATGGTTGGAGAGGAGATCTGTGGGGCCGTGGTGTCGGTACGCTTCCAG GAGGACATCATCTCCATCTGGAACAAAACGGCGAGCGACCAGGCGACCACTGCCCGTATCAGAGACACCCTGCGCAGAGTCCTCAACCTGCCTCCCAACACCATCATGGAGTAcaagactcacacagacagcaTCAAGTAT AGCATGGGTCGACTTCCATGGACTGGTGACTGCTAG
- the eif4e2 gene encoding eukaryotic translation initiation factor 4E type 2 isoform X1: MNNKFDALKDDDSGDHEQDQGSPKDGEKENMDDEDRELNFSKRKMVVPGAGEHPLQYNYTVWYSRRTPGRPASTQSYEQNIKPIGSFASVEQFWRFYSHMIRPGDLTGHSDFHLFKEGIKPMWEDDANRMGGKWIIRLRKGLASRCWENLILAMLGEQFMVGEEICGAVVSVRFQEDIISIWNKTASDQATTARIRDTLRRVLNLPPNTIMEYKTHTDSIKAWVDFHGLVTASGGL; encoded by the exons ATGAACAACAAATTTGACGC TCTGAAAGATGATGACAGTGGAGACCACGAGCAGGATCAAGGCTCACCGAAAGACGGTGAGAAGGAAAACATGGACGACGAGGACAGAGAACTGAACTTCTCCAAGAGAAAG ATGGTGGTGCCAGGGGCAGGAGAGCACCCTCTTCAATACAACTACACCGTCTGGTACTCCAGACGCACCCCGGGGAGACCAGCCAGTACTCAGAGCTACGAGCAGAACATTAAACCGATTGGCAGCTTCGCCTCG GTGGAGCAGTTCTGGCGTTTCTATAGTCACATGATCCGGCCAGGTGATCTGACCGGCCACAGTGACTTCCACCTCTTCAAGGAGGGTATTAAACCTATGTGGGAG GACGATGCCAATAGGATGGGTGGGAAGTGGATTATCCGTCTGAGGAAAGGCCTGGCGTCTCGTTGCTGGGAGAACCTGATCCTGGCCATGCTCGGGGAGCAGTTCATGGTTGGAGAGGAGATCTGTGGGGCCGTGGTGTCGGTACGCTTCCAG GAGGACATCATCTCCATCTGGAACAAAACGGCGAGCGACCAGGCGACCACTGCCCGTATCAGAGACACCCTGCGCAGAGTCCTCAACCTGCCTCCCAACACCATCATGGAGTAcaagactcacacagacagcaTCAA AGCATGGGTCGACTTCCATGGACTGGTGACTGCTAGTGGTGGACTTTAG
- the LOC130198422 gene encoding phospholipid scramblase family member 5, which produces MSAVTNQPLPFGQLEREKHIQMIFRAFHDSCGPSCECHTHSPGAQHRQKSPDPQSDEQLPGLARGRTMENGSTQPLGTVTSPGLEERWPAGAAGSHFMSALEAVSQIHITARPELQGPQCVPKRIYSITTGSSRSQIFVAVEESSCVCLQCCGPARACSVQGFDCQGRQVFYFERPLRGDACCLGCCLMEMRAYTPQKHLIGTVFQRWSMFTPLLEVSGSEGAPAIRVQGSCCPCRCFSNQQFQIVSNIGEKMGTIWKKWPGFNVEQNMDHEHFGLEVPLNVDSRTKMLLLAATFLLNYMFFEMS; this is translated from the exons ATGTCAGCAGTGACCAATCAGCCTCTTCCTTTTGGACAACTGGAGCGAGAGAAGCACATCCAGATGATCTTCAGAGCTTTCCACGACAGCTGTGGGCCTTCATGCGAGTGCCACACTCACTCGCCTGGAGCACAACACCGGCAAAAGTCTCCTGACCCGCAATCTGATGAGCAACTGCCAGGTCTGGCTCGTGGGAGGACAATGGAGAACGGCTCCACACAGCCACTGGGCACAGTGACCAGCCCTGGACTGGAGGAGCGGTGGCCTGCAGGCGCAGCAGGATCACACTTTATGTCTGCGCTGGAAGCAGTCAGTCAAATACACATCACTGCCAGGCCAGAGCTGCAAG GTCCACAGTGTGTTCCTAAGAGGATCTACAGCATCACCACAGGAAGCAGCCGGTCACAGATATTTGTGGCTGTGGAAG AGAGTTCCTGTGTTTGCCTCCAATGTTGCGGTCCGGCTCGGGCCTGTTCTGTTCAGGGCTTTGACTGTCAGGGCCGGcaggtgttttattttgaaaggcccCTCAGGGGGGACGCCTGCTGCCTCGGCTGCTGCCTGATGGAGATGAGGGCCTACACGCCTCAAAAACATCTCATTGGCACTGTATTTCAGAG GTGGAGCATGTTCACCCCTCTGCTGGAGGTGAGCGGGTCAGAAGGAGCACCGGCCATCAGAGTCCAGGGCTCCTGCTGTCCATGCCGCTGCTTCTCCAACCAGCAATTCCAG ATTGTCTCCAACATTGGTGAGAAAATGGGCACAATATGGAAGAAATGGCCTGGCTTCAATGTGGAACAGAACATGGACCATGAACATTTTGGGTTGGAGG TGCCACTGAATGTGGACTCGCGTACGAAAATGCTGCTGCTGGCAGCCACGTTCTTGTTG AATTATATGTTCTTTGAGATGAGCTGA
- the chrng gene encoding acetylcholine receptor subunit gamma, whose protein sequence is MDSGPPLTPSLFLMVFMIFAAAAINLEGELFKDLMKGYNKNVRPMASSGDITRVDVKMTLTNLISLNEKEEALTTSVWLEMQWCDSRLRWDQPPRSALYGNISSELRVPSKSLWLPDIILENNVDGQFEVALYCNTLVSPDGCVYWLPPAIYRSACAITVDYFPFDWQNCTMVFRSQTYSANEIKLVLKEEHNHTLEWVDIDPEAFTENGEWAIKHRPAKKVINTQFTKDELEYQEVVFFLIIQRKPLFYIINIIAPCVLFSSLGLLVYFLPAKAGGQKCTMSIATLLGQTVFLFLIAKKVPETSRAVPLIGKYLMFVMSVTTMVVMNCVIVLNVSLRTPNTHIMTDKVRKIFLNILPRLLRMQMRPWTPNGDNTDTIHGETLAPDRDGVFLVPCRRKSSMTFITQAEEYAMKTTPSELMFARLKERNGLMKSVFEKLKDGLEGGTAEQLSASLAKASPQLKQCVSSCKHIAETARQQNNFQNENEEWFLVARVIDRACFIVMVSVFFIGTIGIFLAGHFNQPPSSPFLGDPKKYLPPIDNLTDRMEDGMGENVFG, encoded by the exons CAGCAATCAACCTTGAAGGGGAACTTTTCAAGGATTTGATGAAGGGCTACAACAAGAACGTCCGGCCCATGGCGAGCAGTGGTGACATCACTCGGGTCGACGTGAAGATGACGCTCACCAACCTCATCTCTCTG AATGAAAAGGAGGAGGCGCTGACAACAAGCGTCTGGCTAGAAATG CAATGGTGTGACTCCAGGCTCAGATGGGACCAGCCGCCCCGGTCGGCTCTGTATGGGAACATCAGCTCTGAGCTCCGGGTTCCCTCCAAGAGTCTCTGGCTGCCGGACATCATCCTGGAGAACAA TGTGGATGGACAATTTGAAGTGGCACTTTACTGCAACACGCTGGTGTCTCCTGACGGTTGTGTGTACTGGCTTCCTCCCGCCATCTACCGCAGTGCTTGTGCCATCACTGTCGACTACTTTCCCTTTGACTGGCAGAACTGCACCATGGTCTTCCG CTCGCAGACTTACAGTGCCAACGAGATCAAACTGGTTCTCAAAGAGGAGCATAACCACACATTGGAATGGGTGGATATTGACCCGGAGGCGTTTACAG AAAATGGAGAATGGGCCATCAAACACAGGCCGGCTAAGAAGGTGATCAACACTCAGTTCACTAAAGATGAGCTGGAGTACCAAGAGGTGGTCTTCTTCCTCATCATCCAGAGAAAGCCCCTCTTCtacatcatcaacatcatcgCTCCCTGTGTGCTCTTTTCCTCCCTCGGCCTTCTTGTTTACTTCCTACCTGCCAAAG CGGGCGGTCAGAAGTGCACCATGTCTATTGCCACTCTTCTGGGCCAGActgtgttcctcttcctcatcgctAAGAAGGTTCCAGAGACTTCGAGGGCAGTGCCCCTAATTGGAAA GTATTTGATGTTTGTGATGTCGGTGACCACCATGGTGGTGATGAACTGTGTGATCGTCCTCAACGTTTCCCTGAGAACCCCAAACACTCACATAATGACAGATAAAGTCCGAAAG ATCTTCCTCAACATTCtgcctcggctgctgaggatGCAGATGCGACCCTGGACGCCAAACGGGGACAACACAGACACTATACATGGAGAAACTCTGGCTCCAGACAGGGACGGCGTGTTCCTGGTCCCCTGTCGGCGCAAAAGCTCCATGACCTTCATCACCCAGGCAGAGGAATATGCAATGAAAACAACTCCGTCTGAACTCATGTTTGCCAGACTCAAAGAAAGAAATGGACTCATGAAATCAGTATTCGAGAAGCTGA AAGATGGGCTGGAGGGGGGTACAGCTGAGCAGCTCAGTGCCAGCCTGGCGAAGGCCTCTCCACAGCTGAAGCAGTGTGTGTCCTCTTGCAAACACATAGCTGAGACCGCAAGGCAGCAGAACAACTTCCAGAAT GAGAATGAAGAGTGGTTCCTGGTTGCCAGGGTGATCGACAGGGCCTGCTTTATTGTTATGGTGTCTGTGTTTTTTATCGGCACTATTGGGATCTTCCTCGCGGGCCATTTTAACCAGCCTCCATCCTCGCCTTTCCTTGGGGATCCCAAGAAGTATCTCCCTCCAATCGACAATCTCACTGATCGAATGGAGGATGGGATGGGAGAAAACGTGTTTGGGTGA